In Bos javanicus breed banteng chromosome 2, ARS-OSU_banteng_1.0, whole genome shotgun sequence, the following proteins share a genomic window:
- the NDUFB3 gene encoding NADH dehydrogenase [ubiquinone] 1 beta subcomplex subunit 3 isoform X1 has product MSTSGLLHVTSTGPGISDPGQECLIYPLVSCHMAHGHGHEHGPSKMELPDYKQWKIEGTPLETVQEKLAARGLRDPWGRNEAWRYMGGFANNVSFVGALLKGFKWGFAAFVVAVGAEYYLESQKKDKKHH; this is encoded by the exons ATGTCCACTTCAGGCCTGCTTCATGTCACCTCCACTGGTCCAGGAATCAGTGACCCAGGGCAAGAATGTTTAATTTATCCTCTGGTTTCCTGCC ACATGGCCCACGGACATGGACATGAACATGGTCCTAGTAAAATGGAACTTCCAGATTATAAACAATGGAAGATAGAAGGGACACCATTAGAAACTGTCCAAGAGAAACTGGCCGCACGAGGACTAAGGGATCCATGGGGCCG caATGAAGCTTGGAGATACATGGGTGGCTTTGCAAATAATGTTTCCTTTGTTGGAGCATTATTAAAAGGATTCAAGTGGGGATTTGCTGCATTTGTGGTAGCTGTAGGGGCTGAATATTACCTGGAGTCCCagaaaaaagataagaaacatCACTGA
- the NDUFB3 gene encoding NADH dehydrogenase [ubiquinone] 1 beta subcomplex subunit 3 isoform X2, with protein MAHGHGHEHGPSKMELPDYKQWKIEGTPLETVQEKLAARGLRDPWGRNEAWRYMGGFANNVSFVGALLKGFKWGFAAFVVAVGAEYYLESQKKDKKHH; from the exons ATGGCCCACGGACATGGACATGAACATGGTCCTAGTAAAATGGAACTTCCAGATTATAAACAATGGAAGATAGAAGGGACACCATTAGAAACTGTCCAAGAGAAACTGGCCGCACGAGGACTAAGGGATCCATGGGGCCG caATGAAGCTTGGAGATACATGGGTGGCTTTGCAAATAATGTTTCCTTTGTTGGAGCATTATTAAAAGGATTCAAGTGGGGATTTGCTGCATTTGTGGTAGCTGTAGGGGCTGAATATTACCTGGAGTCCCagaaaaaagataagaaacatCACTGA